The following proteins come from a genomic window of Microbacterium lemovicicum:
- a CDS encoding type IV secretory system conjugative DNA transfer family protein produces MMIVIAGPSVGKSTSLVIPALLSAPGAVVSTSNKRDVLDATRDLRAAAGPEWVFDPQRVALEEPTWW; encoded by the coding sequence ATGATGATCGTGATCGCCGGACCTAGCGTCGGCAAGTCGACGTCGCTGGTGATCCCGGCCCTGCTGTCCGCTCCCGGGGCCGTGGTGTCCACCTCCAACAAGAGGGACGTCCTGGACGCCACACGCGACCTGCGCGCCGCCGCAGGGCCCGAGTGGGTCTTCGACCCGCAACGCGTCGCGCTCGAGGAACCAACTTGGTGGTGA
- a CDS encoding alpha/beta fold hydrolase has translation MNTDITNVVLVHGAFADGSGWRKVYDRLTARGLRVSVVQNPLTSLEDDVTATTRVLDQQDGPAVLVGHSWGGTVITEAGLHPNVAALVYVAALAPDTGETSAQQYEGFAPTPEFVIDIGDDGYGFLARDSFAAGFAADLDENEAAFLRDAQVPVNMSVFAVPVTKAAWRERPTWAVIGRDDKAFDQAMLQHMATRMGAEITTVPGSHAVYVSQADVVADVIAQAAGAATA, from the coding sequence ATGAACACCGACATCACCAACGTCGTCCTGGTGCACGGCGCATTCGCCGACGGCTCGGGCTGGCGCAAGGTCTATGACCGGCTGACCGCGCGCGGCCTGCGCGTGTCCGTCGTGCAGAACCCGCTGACCTCGCTCGAGGACGACGTGACGGCGACGACGCGCGTGCTCGACCAGCAGGACGGCCCTGCGGTGCTCGTCGGACACTCCTGGGGCGGCACCGTGATCACGGAGGCCGGACTCCACCCGAACGTCGCTGCGCTCGTCTATGTCGCCGCGCTGGCGCCCGATACGGGGGAGACCAGCGCCCAGCAGTACGAGGGCTTCGCCCCGACGCCCGAGTTCGTCATCGACATCGGCGACGACGGCTACGGCTTCCTGGCTCGCGACAGCTTCGCGGCCGGATTCGCGGCCGATCTCGACGAGAACGAGGCGGCGTTCCTGCGGGACGCGCAGGTGCCCGTCAACATGTCGGTGTTCGCCGTGCCCGTGACGAAGGCCGCGTGGCGCGAGCGGCCGACCTGGGCGGTGATCGGCCGCGACGACAAGGCGTTCGACCAGGCGATGCTGCAGCACATGGCCACGCGAATGGGCGCCGAGATCACCACCGTCCCGGGAAGTCACGCGGTCTACGTCTCGCAGGCCGATGTCGTGGCCGACGTGATCGCCCAGGCCGCGGGGGCCGCCACGGCCTGA
- a CDS encoding GMC family oxidoreductase, which yields MNLDGMKTYDDDESVDVVVIGTGAGGAPLLARLAERGLRVVALEAGPNHDPADSTPDEIDATAINWMSSRFSGGDAPTAFGPNNSGFGVGGGTVHWGAFTPRPDARDLRLHTETGLGADWPVDPDELTRYLVEVEAYIGVSGPTPYPWDPSRTYLYAPPQRNAPADLMAVGTAALGIRATDAPAAIITRDRDQPHHGLRHATTNVGSIHQGERHGSKASTAITYLPAAVAAGAEIRPESVAIGIEQDARGRVTAVTYRRDGVERRQRCDALVLAGGGVETPRLLLHAGIANSSGMVGRNFLAHGAVQVWGRFDEQIRGYRGYPSALITEDFLRPSDADFAGGYLLQSLGVMPFTYATSLVRGGDLWGQELMDELDAGRYSAGIGMNAECLPADGNRLDLSSELDEWGLPRATITFSPGDNEKAIDTHAVRTMTSILEAAGARTTRVLPRSAHTLGTCRMSDDPGEGVVDAEGRSHDIDNLWICDNSTFPSALAANPGLTQMALSLRTADRMLAGR from the coding sequence ATGAACCTCGACGGAATGAAGACCTACGACGACGACGAGAGCGTCGACGTCGTGGTGATCGGCACCGGTGCCGGAGGAGCCCCGCTCCTCGCCCGGCTCGCCGAGCGCGGCCTGCGCGTGGTCGCGCTGGAGGCGGGCCCGAACCACGACCCCGCCGACTCCACCCCCGATGAGATCGACGCGACGGCGATCAACTGGATGTCGAGCCGCTTCAGCGGCGGTGACGCGCCGACCGCGTTCGGCCCGAACAACAGCGGGTTCGGCGTGGGCGGCGGCACCGTGCACTGGGGGGCGTTCACGCCGCGGCCCGACGCGCGCGACCTCCGACTCCACACCGAGACCGGGCTCGGCGCCGACTGGCCGGTCGATCCCGACGAGCTCACGCGCTACCTCGTCGAGGTCGAGGCGTACATCGGCGTCTCCGGTCCGACGCCGTATCCGTGGGACCCCTCGCGCACCTACCTGTACGCGCCGCCGCAGCGCAATGCGCCCGCCGACCTCATGGCCGTCGGCACGGCCGCGCTCGGCATCCGCGCGACCGACGCTCCCGCCGCGATCATCACGCGCGACCGCGACCAGCCGCACCACGGGCTGCGCCATGCCACCACGAACGTGGGATCCATCCACCAGGGCGAGCGGCACGGCTCGAAGGCGTCCACCGCCATCACCTACCTGCCCGCCGCCGTCGCTGCGGGCGCCGAGATCCGTCCCGAGTCCGTCGCCATCGGGATCGAGCAGGACGCGCGTGGACGGGTCACCGCCGTGACCTACCGGCGCGACGGCGTCGAGCGCCGCCAGCGGTGCGATGCGCTCGTGCTCGCAGGCGGGGGAGTAGAGACGCCACGCCTGCTTCTCCACGCCGGCATCGCGAATTCCAGCGGCATGGTCGGCCGCAACTTCCTCGCCCACGGCGCGGTGCAGGTGTGGGGACGCTTCGACGAGCAGATCCGCGGGTACCGCGGTTATCCGTCCGCCCTGATCACGGAGGATTTCCTCCGGCCCTCCGACGCCGATTTCGCCGGCGGCTACCTCCTCCAGAGCCTCGGCGTGATGCCGTTCACGTACGCGACGTCGCTCGTGCGCGGCGGAGACCTGTGGGGACAGGAGCTGATGGACGAGCTGGATGCCGGCCGCTACAGCGCCGGGATCGGAATGAACGCCGAGTGCCTCCCCGCCGACGGAAACCGACTCGACCTCTCGTCCGAACTCGACGAATGGGGACTCCCCAGAGCGACCATCACCTTCTCGCCGGGCGACAACGAGAAGGCGATCGACACCCACGCCGTACGAACGATGACGAGCATCCTCGAGGCGGCCGGTGCCCGCACCACCCGCGTGCTCCCGCGCAGCGCCCACACCCTCGGTACCTGCCGGATGAGCGACGACCCGGGGGAGGGGGTCGTCGACGCCGAGGGACGCTCGCACGACATCGACAACCTCTGGATCTGCGACAACTCCACCTTCCCGAGCGCGCTCGCCGCCAATCCGGGTCTCACCCAGATGGCGCTGTCGCTGCGCACAGCGGATCGGATGCTCGCCGGTCGCTGA
- a CDS encoding alpha/beta fold hydrolase has product MTAPACTVFFLPGLGLDAAAALPLIAELDARFRVIGIDLPGQGGSEDAADGSVDAQVDVAVAVIEREADGGPWLLCAHSMGGKIAARIAQRVRDGEIAAFGLMGLVLLAPSPPRPEPMPDEKRAEMLSWVAGGPISEEHARAFVQDNVGAPLPEVWERDVIDTVRTMSPLAWRRWLEQGSDEDLAASIGVLDLPCVVLGGDEDELLGASAQPALLADVYPRARFVSLPGAGHLLPYERPGAVAAAMSDLWEGIEARRAPVPAEWGRLIASPRTTPRVRSTLARRALADSPDYAPRVLSATQLGLLRSIADRLVPQPDGGRIDIAARVDAELAAGGGDGWRPTGALSDDEAYREGLDDLAAAWDDDPDAALEAVLAGEGVPGAAADGEALRRWFQDVRVDLAREWLIHPASLARVGYDGFATGAEDVAFAGYRTLAAGVRDDWEPSDLGRPAGPDQTGSDA; this is encoded by the coding sequence GTGACGGCGCCGGCCTGCACCGTCTTCTTCCTCCCCGGGCTCGGCCTCGACGCCGCCGCCGCTCTTCCGCTCATCGCTGAGCTCGACGCCCGCTTCCGCGTGATCGGCATCGACCTGCCCGGGCAGGGCGGGTCGGAGGACGCCGCCGACGGCTCCGTCGACGCCCAGGTCGACGTAGCCGTCGCCGTCATCGAGCGCGAGGCCGACGGCGGCCCGTGGCTGCTGTGCGCGCACAGCATGGGAGGGAAGATCGCCGCGCGCATCGCCCAGCGCGTGCGCGACGGCGAGATCGCGGCCTTCGGCCTCATGGGTCTCGTGCTGCTCGCGCCGTCGCCGCCGCGACCCGAGCCCATGCCCGATGAGAAGCGGGCCGAGATGCTCTCCTGGGTCGCCGGCGGGCCCATCTCCGAGGAGCACGCGCGCGCCTTCGTCCAGGACAACGTCGGGGCACCGCTGCCCGAGGTCTGGGAGCGCGACGTCATCGACACCGTCCGCACGATGTCGCCCCTGGCCTGGCGTCGCTGGCTCGAACAAGGGAGCGACGAGGACCTCGCAGCATCCATCGGCGTCCTCGACCTCCCGTGCGTCGTGCTCGGCGGCGACGAGGACGAGCTGCTGGGCGCCTCTGCCCAGCCGGCGCTGCTGGCAGACGTGTACCCGCGCGCCCGCTTCGTCTCGCTGCCGGGCGCCGGACACCTGCTCCCTTACGAGCGACCGGGCGCCGTCGCCGCTGCGATGTCCGACCTCTGGGAGGGGATCGAGGCCCGCCGCGCGCCCGTCCCCGCCGAATGGGGCCGGCTCATCGCCTCGCCGCGCACCACGCCGCGGGTGCGCAGCACCCTCGCCCGGCGCGCGCTCGCCGACTCTCCCGACTACGCGCCACGTGTGCTCAGCGCGACGCAGCTCGGCCTGCTGCGATCCATCGCCGACCGGCTCGTGCCGCAGCCCGACGGCGGACGGATCGACATCGCCGCCCGCGTCGACGCCGAACTCGCCGCGGGCGGAGGAGACGGGTGGCGGCCGACCGGCGCCCTCTCCGACGACGAGGCCTACCGTGAGGGCCTCGACGACCTGGCCGCAGCGTGGGACGACGATCCGGATGCCGCGCTCGAGGCCGTGCTCGCCGGCGAGGGCGTGCCCGGAGCCGCCGCGGACGGCGAGGCGCTGCGCCGCTGGTTCCAGGATGTGCGGGTCGACCTCGCACGGGAGTGGCTGATCCACCCTGCCTCGCTGGCGCGCGTCGGCTACGACGGCTTCGCGACCGGCGCGGAGGACGTCGCCTTCGCCGGCTACCGCACGCTCGCGGCCGGTGTACGCGACGACTGGGAGCCCTCCGACCTCGGGCGACCCGCAGGCCCCGACCAGACCGGAAGCGACGCATGA
- a CDS encoding SDR family oxidoreductase: MPQEDQYSLVNPVTRYDRVEPPIQHQPEPGVQARMTPVPDLGEATYRGSGRLDGRRALITGGDSGIGGAVAIAFAREGADVVITHLPGEEEDAAHILSLVEDAGRRGRAIVADVSDAETCRRLVADAADFLGGLDILVNNAGKQVAVDRLEDLSDEQFESTFRTNVFATFWITKAAMAHLREGASIINTASLEAYKPAPDRLDYAATKAAINNLSKGLAQQLAPRGIRVNVVAPGPVWTALQVSGGVSDEQMAAFDDENTYQRSGQPAELAPAYVYLASAESGYVSGATLNVNGGMVTP, from the coding sequence ATGCCGCAGGAGGATCAGTACAGTCTCGTCAACCCGGTGACCCGATACGACCGGGTCGAGCCGCCCATCCAGCACCAGCCCGAGCCCGGCGTGCAGGCACGCATGACTCCGGTGCCCGACCTCGGCGAGGCCACGTACCGGGGGAGCGGTCGCCTCGACGGCCGCCGCGCGCTGATCACCGGCGGCGACTCCGGCATCGGGGGAGCGGTGGCCATCGCGTTCGCCCGCGAGGGCGCCGACGTCGTCATCACCCATCTTCCGGGCGAGGAGGAGGATGCCGCGCACATCCTCTCGCTCGTCGAGGACGCCGGTCGTCGCGGCCGCGCCATCGTGGCCGACGTCTCCGACGCCGAGACGTGCCGCCGTCTGGTGGCGGACGCTGCCGACTTCCTCGGGGGACTGGACATCCTGGTCAACAACGCCGGCAAGCAGGTCGCCGTCGACCGGCTGGAGGACCTCAGCGACGAGCAGTTCGAATCGACGTTCCGCACGAACGTGTTCGCCACCTTCTGGATCACCAAGGCGGCCATGGCGCACCTCCGCGAGGGCGCCAGCATCATCAACACCGCATCGCTCGAGGCGTACAAGCCCGCGCCCGATCGCCTCGACTACGCCGCGACGAAGGCGGCGATCAACAACCTGTCGAAGGGGCTCGCCCAGCAGCTCGCGCCGCGGGGCATCCGCGTGAACGTGGTGGCGCCGGGACCCGTCTGGACGGCGCTGCAGGTGTCGGGAGGGGTCTCGGACGAGCAGATGGCCGCTTTCGACGACGAGAACACCTACCAGCGGTCGGGCCAGCCGGCCGAGCTCGCCCCGGCGTACGTGTACCTCGCGTCGGCGGAGTCCGGCTACGTGTCCGGTGCGACGCTGAACGTCAACGGCGGCATGGTCACGCCGTGA
- a CDS encoding sensor histidine kinase, giving the protein MATAQDATRRHAIAAYRVIGEPPEPDLEGLVQLAAAICGVSSAVINIIDDRHQHQIAAVGIEPSTCSREDSMCAVVFRQPGHVIVPDARVDARFASNPFVTGDIARIRFYASSPLVTPSGIPIGTLCVFDEEVRELSARDSAALVILARQVVDVLELRRMTRALRASNDQLQNFASQVSHDLRNPLTAVLGFIELAAGSPELADAPRAVYALGRAESAAARMETMIGELLDFARIGADPRRTLVDLEAVLRTVVEDLDATLRTTPTRLTIDAAVQVRADETLLVVLLQNLVFNAIKFSAAGGRAPVVHVSAVDISGGWRITVDDNGPGVAVAERESVFELFERGGATEVDGAGIGLSTCRRIVEAHGGLIGIDDSPFGGASIWVVLPDPAWASSPSAAPTPDDLPVSA; this is encoded by the coding sequence GTGGCCACTGCGCAGGACGCGACGCGACGGCATGCGATCGCCGCATACCGGGTCATCGGCGAGCCGCCCGAGCCCGACCTGGAAGGCCTCGTCCAGCTGGCCGCCGCGATCTGCGGCGTCTCGAGCGCGGTGATCAACATCATCGACGATCGGCATCAGCACCAGATCGCGGCCGTCGGCATCGAGCCTTCGACATGCAGCCGTGAGGATTCCATGTGCGCCGTGGTCTTCCGGCAGCCCGGCCACGTCATCGTGCCCGACGCCCGCGTCGATGCGCGGTTCGCGAGCAATCCCTTCGTGACGGGTGACATCGCCCGCATCCGGTTCTACGCGTCGAGCCCCCTCGTCACACCGTCCGGCATTCCCATCGGCACGCTGTGCGTCTTCGACGAGGAAGTCCGCGAGCTGTCCGCCCGGGACAGCGCGGCGCTGGTGATCCTCGCCCGTCAGGTCGTGGACGTCCTCGAGCTGCGACGCATGACGCGGGCGCTGCGCGCGTCGAACGATCAGCTGCAGAACTTCGCCTCGCAGGTGAGCCACGACCTGCGCAATCCGCTCACCGCGGTGCTCGGCTTCATCGAGCTCGCCGCCGGAAGCCCGGAGCTCGCGGATGCACCACGCGCCGTATACGCCCTCGGACGCGCCGAGTCCGCCGCCGCTCGCATGGAGACGATGATCGGGGAGCTCCTGGACTTCGCCCGTATCGGCGCCGATCCTCGCCGCACGCTCGTCGACCTGGAAGCGGTCCTGCGCACGGTCGTGGAAGACCTCGATGCGACGCTCCGAACCACGCCGACCCGGCTGACCATCGACGCGGCCGTGCAGGTGCGGGCAGACGAGACGCTCCTCGTCGTGCTGTTGCAGAACCTCGTGTTCAACGCCATCAAGTTCAGCGCAGCCGGCGGCAGGGCGCCGGTCGTGCACGTGAGCGCCGTGGACATCTCGGGGGGCTGGCGCATCACCGTCGACGACAACGGTCCGGGTGTCGCCGTGGCCGAACGTGAGAGCGTCTTTGAGCTGTTCGAGCGTGGAGGCGCGACGGAGGTGGACGGCGCGGGGATCGGGCTGTCCACCTGTCGTCGCATCGTGGAGGCGCACGGCGGACTGATCGGAATCGACGACTCGCCGTTCGGCGGCGCATCGATCTGGGTGGTCCTGCCGGACCCGGCATGGGCGTCGTCGCCGTCCGCGGCGCCCACGCCGGACGACCTTCCGGTCAGCGCCTGA
- a CDS encoding SRPBCC family protein, with product MFTVIETATIDHPVDEVFAFVSDGANRPLWDPSVISEELLSPPPIGVGSRLRSRMTAVGREVEFEFRVTDFEAPRRMRITSVSGPLPTTVTFDLTPDGERTRLAARIDGEPAGMMRFVEPMIEQGVRSNLSAGVARIQALLEARTARG from the coding sequence ATGTTCACCGTCATTGAAACCGCCACGATCGACCACCCCGTCGACGAGGTGTTCGCTTTCGTGAGCGACGGCGCCAACCGACCGCTCTGGGACCCGTCGGTCATTTCCGAGGAGCTGCTCTCGCCGCCGCCGATCGGCGTCGGCAGCCGCCTGCGGTCGCGGATGACGGCGGTCGGACGCGAGGTGGAGTTCGAGTTCCGCGTGACGGACTTCGAGGCGCCGCGCCGCATGCGGATCACCAGCGTGTCGGGTCCGCTGCCCACCACGGTCACCTTCGACCTGACACCCGACGGCGAGCGCACGCGTCTCGCGGCCCGCATCGACGGCGAGCCGGCGGGCATGATGCGCTTCGTCGAGCCGATGATCGAGCAGGGCGTGCGCAGCAATCTCTCCGCCGGCGTCGCACGCATCCAGGCTCTTCTCGAGGCCCGCACCGCACGCGGCTGA
- a CDS encoding alpha/beta fold hydrolase, translating to MPEDRSPIRIDVDLVECDDAITRVTHVGMTEPGPSRPFVLVAGLGVASTYFEFLAPTLAHRGDVYSLDLPGFGGLPKPPGRPDTAFFADQVEAVLDRFDLENPVLLGHSMGTQVVVEVLRRRPRISHAILVGPVVDDQEPGALIQAVRFAQSSVHESVHLAMTALAAYLLCGTGYFLRTLPAMLRFRMREEIAPVTAKVLLVRGEFDHSSPRRFHSRIVAAAQDAWRWEIEGAAHAVINGHAIGVARLAVRHLDGTLPRKGRMPEAEAVLPPARHADVRMVLAAVGARVREWVSALRHDRRGVEASKRLHARILWEAYDPDR from the coding sequence ATGCCGGAAGATCGCTCGCCCATCCGCATCGACGTCGACCTCGTCGAGTGCGATGACGCAATCACGAGGGTGACGCACGTCGGCATGACCGAGCCGGGTCCGTCCCGCCCCTTCGTGCTGGTCGCCGGTCTCGGCGTGGCCTCGACCTATTTCGAGTTCCTCGCGCCGACGCTGGCACATCGCGGCGACGTCTACTCTCTAGACCTCCCCGGCTTCGGCGGCCTGCCGAAGCCGCCGGGACGCCCCGACACGGCGTTCTTCGCCGACCAGGTCGAGGCGGTGCTCGATCGCTTCGATCTCGAGAACCCCGTGCTGCTCGGGCACTCGATGGGCACGCAGGTCGTCGTCGAGGTGCTGCGACGCCGCCCCCGCATCAGCCACGCCATCCTCGTCGGACCGGTCGTCGACGACCAGGAGCCCGGGGCGCTGATCCAGGCCGTCCGCTTCGCGCAGTCCTCTGTGCACGAGTCGGTGCATCTGGCCATGACGGCCCTCGCCGCGTACCTCCTCTGCGGCACGGGATACTTCCTGCGCACCCTTCCGGCGATGCTGCGCTTCCGCATGCGCGAAGAGATCGCCCCGGTCACGGCGAAGGTGCTGCTCGTCCGCGGCGAGTTCGACCACTCGTCACCGCGACGCTTCCACTCGCGGATCGTCGCGGCGGCGCAGGACGCGTGGCGCTGGGAGATCGAAGGAGCCGCCCACGCGGTCATCAACGGCCACGCGATCGGCGTCGCACGGCTGGCTGTCCGCCACCTCGACGGCACGCTTCCGCGGAAAGGGCGCATGCCCGAGGCCGAGGCCGTCCTTCCCCCCGCCCGCCATGCCGACGTGCGCATGGTGCTCGCCGCGGTGGGCGCGCGGGTGCGCGAATGGGTCAGCGCGCTCCGCCATGATCGGCGGGGCGTCGAGGCCTCCAAACGCCTGCACGCCCGCATCCTGTGGGAGGCGTACGACCCTGATCGGTGA
- a CDS encoding DUF4440 domain-containing protein yields the protein MDAATSRHATVRAAEIELLGSDARRDPSRAAELMHPDFLEIGRSGRVRFFDEMVEALAAEDARPTPVTDEWRFRDLAPGIVLVTYRIRRAGRDSRHSSIWDLADGSPRVVFHQGTHLPDGSADQDRPRG from the coding sequence ATGGATGCCGCGACCTCCCGCCACGCGACGGTGCGCGCCGCGGAGATCGAGCTGCTGGGCTCGGACGCCCGGAGGGATCCGTCGAGGGCGGCGGAGCTGATGCATCCGGACTTCCTCGAGATCGGCCGATCGGGGCGGGTGCGGTTCTTCGACGAGATGGTGGAGGCGCTCGCCGCGGAGGACGCGCGCCCGACCCCTGTCACCGATGAGTGGCGCTTCCGCGACCTGGCGCCGGGCATCGTGCTGGTGACCTACCGGATCCGGCGCGCCGGCCGCGACAGCCGTCACTCGTCCATCTGGGACCTCGCGGACGGGTCGCCCCGGGTGGTGTTCCACCAGGGGACGCACCTTCCCGACGGCTCCGCGGATCAGGACCGACCCCGCGGGTGA
- a CDS encoding SGNH/GDSL hydrolase family protein, whose protein sequence is MPSVRFVAIGDSFTEGVGDDLPDGHVRGWADLVAEGWAASSGASIEYANLAIRGRLVWPIVEQQLEPALALRPTHLSFNGGGNDILRPRASVTRIVDAFSHVLRRCDEEGVALILLSGANPSAQLPLGRVFQRRGDLLSAAVEQRIADRPDVVRAYNWPDTELSRPAYWSEDRLHMNARGHHRVAARVLEALGQQPAPEWWSLPETPERARPGGRAYYREHVGPWVRRRLTGTSSGDGRQAKYAEWTRIEPSAR, encoded by the coding sequence GTGCCCTCCGTCCGCTTCGTCGCCATCGGCGACTCCTTCACCGAGGGCGTCGGCGACGACCTGCCCGACGGCCACGTGCGCGGGTGGGCGGATCTCGTCGCCGAGGGGTGGGCGGCATCATCCGGCGCCTCCATCGAGTACGCGAATCTCGCCATCCGCGGCCGCCTCGTCTGGCCGATCGTCGAGCAGCAGCTCGAGCCGGCGCTCGCCCTGCGCCCGACGCACCTGTCGTTCAACGGCGGAGGCAACGACATCCTCCGTCCCCGGGCGTCGGTGACGCGGATCGTCGACGCGTTCTCGCACGTGCTGCGGCGGTGCGACGAGGAAGGCGTGGCGCTGATCCTGCTGTCGGGCGCCAACCCGTCCGCCCAGCTGCCGCTCGGACGCGTCTTCCAGCGACGCGGCGACCTCCTCAGCGCGGCCGTCGAGCAGCGGATAGCGGACAGGCCGGATGTCGTCCGAGCGTACAACTGGCCCGACACGGAACTCTCACGCCCCGCGTACTGGTCCGAGGACCGGCTGCACATGAACGCCCGCGGCCACCATCGCGTGGCTGCGCGGGTGCTGGAGGCGCTCGGACAGCAGCCCGCGCCCGAGTGGTGGTCGCTGCCCGAGACGCCCGAGCGCGCCCGTCCGGGCGGACGGGCGTACTACCGCGAGCATGTCGGCCCATGGGTGCGCCGGCGCCTCACCGGTACGTCGTCCGGGGACGGGCGGCAGGCGAAGTACGCGGAGTGGACGCGCATCGAGCCGTCGGCGCGCTGA
- a CDS encoding MFS transporter: MTDAAPATVTDDSPADRLDRLPLNRKHLRVLTGSGLGWALDAMDVGLISFIIAALAVQWQLAPGQTAWIASVGFLGMAIGATLGGLLADRFGRRQVFALTLIVYGVATGASALVGGLALLLVFRFFVGLGLGAELPVASTYVSEFAPARIRGRLIVILEAFWAIGWTAAALIGYLVIPGSADGWRWAFALGAIPAVYALVVRWGLPESARWLAGRGRTDEADAVVRSFEAAAPVGGRPAGAAVEPVPERTPRAAASVAPVVAPTTRERLAALWSAEFRARTGSLWLVWFCVNFSYYGAFIWIPTILVSQGYDLVRSFGFTLIITLAQLPGYAVAAWLIEVWGRRLTLSVFLAGSAVAAVLFGTAGSEAMIIGTGMALSFFNLGAWGALYAVTPEMYPTSLRATGSGWAAGVGRLASIAAPLTVPPLLAFGGAPVLFVVFAAFFAVAALAAWGLADRRGAALDDR; this comes from the coding sequence ATGACGGATGCCGCGCCCGCGACCGTGACGGACGATTCGCCGGCCGACCGGCTCGACCGGCTTCCCCTGAACCGGAAGCACCTCAGGGTGCTCACCGGCTCGGGGCTCGGCTGGGCGCTGGACGCCATGGACGTCGGGCTGATCTCGTTCATCATCGCGGCCCTCGCCGTGCAGTGGCAGCTGGCGCCCGGCCAGACCGCGTGGATCGCCTCCGTGGGATTCCTCGGCATGGCGATCGGAGCCACCCTCGGCGGGCTGCTGGCCGACCGCTTCGGACGCCGGCAGGTGTTCGCCCTCACCCTCATCGTCTACGGCGTCGCGACGGGGGCGAGCGCCCTCGTCGGCGGACTCGCGCTCCTGCTCGTCTTCCGCTTCTTCGTCGGGCTCGGTCTCGGCGCCGAGCTGCCGGTCGCCTCCACCTATGTCAGCGAGTTCGCACCGGCGCGCATCCGCGGGCGGCTCATCGTCATCCTCGAGGCGTTCTGGGCCATCGGGTGGACCGCAGCCGCCCTCATCGGCTACCTCGTCATCCCCGGCTCCGCCGACGGCTGGCGCTGGGCCTTCGCGCTCGGCGCCATCCCGGCCGTCTACGCGCTCGTCGTCCGCTGGGGCCTCCCCGAATCCGCGCGGTGGCTCGCCGGACGCGGGCGGACCGATGAGGCCGACGCCGTGGTGCGCTCCTTCGAGGCCGCAGCACCGGTGGGCGGACGTCCGGCAGGCGCCGCGGTCGAACCCGTGCCGGAGCGGACACCGCGCGCCGCGGCATCCGTCGCGCCCGTGGTCGCGCCGACCACCCGCGAGCGCCTCGCGGCCCTGTGGTCCGCCGAGTTCCGCGCGCGGACGGGCAGCCTCTGGCTCGTCTGGTTCTGCGTCAACTTCTCGTACTACGGGGCGTTCATCTGGATCCCGACGATCCTCGTGTCGCAGGGGTACGACCTGGTCCGCTCGTTCGGTTTCACGCTGATCATCACGCTCGCCCAGCTGCCCGGCTACGCCGTGGCCGCGTGGCTCATCGAGGTGTGGGGCCGTCGGCTGACCCTGTCGGTCTTCCTCGCGGGATCGGCGGTCGCGGCCGTCCTCTTCGGTACGGCCGGCTCCGAGGCCATGATCATCGGCACCGGCATGGCGCTGTCGTTCTTCAACCTCGGCGCCTGGGGCGCGCTGTACGCCGTGACCCCCGAGATGTACCCGACCTCCCTGCGGGCGACGGGGTCGGGCTGGGCCGCCGGCGTCGGGCGTCTCGCGTCCATCGCGGCGCCCCTCACCGTGCCGCCCCTGCTGGCCTTCGGCGGCGCACCCGTGCTGTTCGTGGTGTTCGCCGCGTTCTTCGCCGTCGCCGCGCTCGCCGCCTGGGGACTCGCCGACCGACGAGGTGCCGCGCTCGACGACCGCTGA